CGTTTAGATCACGAAAATGCTGAATATATTGAAGGAAAAGTGGATGGTCAACAAATTGTTATTATCACACAATACGTGAAGAAAATATAAAATCCAGTAATCAGTGATCAGAAAAAAAGTGATCAGTTACCTACCAAAATAAAAAATCGTTAACCGAAATTCAATTTTCTGTTAACGATTTTTTTTTACTGAACACTAAAAACTGATTACTGAACACTAGCCTACTCCTCCTCTTTCTTAATCACTTTTCGGGCCACTTCAATTTTGAATTTTTTTCCTTTCATTTTTTCATCTCGAACATTTTGAAGCAGTTCTTTTACTTTATTGTATTTAACAGCTGCAAACGAAATAAAATCTTTAACTTCAATTAGTCCTAAATCTCCTTTTTCGAGTTTCCCTTTTTGAGAAAAGAACCCTACAATATCAATTTTATTCAATTTGTTTTTCTTTCCACCGCTAATATAAATAGTTTGAAATTCAGGCGGTTTAGGTAATGTTGTAACGTTTTCTACCTTGAAAACTTCCATAGAATAATCAATATAATCTAGTTTTTTCTCACTTTCATGGGCAACAATATAAGCTGTTCCAGAAGCTAACATACGTGCTGTACGTCCGTTTCTATGTGTGAATTCATCTTCTTTGGATGGCAAATGATAATGTATAACATGATTCATTTCTGGAATATCAAGTCCACGAGCTGCTAAATCAGTAGTCACTAAATAACTTACGCTTCCGTTTCTAAACTGAATTAAAGCACGCTCTCTTTCATCTTGATCCATTCCACCATGATAATAAGTCGAATAAATTCCTTTTTCGTTAAGAGTATCGCTAATTCGTTCTGCGGCATCACGATGATTACAAAAAATAATGGCTGATTGTGATTTCAACGAACAAATCAAATTAAACAAACTTCCTATTTTATCTTTTTCTTTTGAAACAACTAATTTCATAGAAAGATTAGATTCTTGTTCGTTTTCTGGAATGAAATCTAAAATTGTTGGATTCACCACACGAGTATATTTTGGAATCTCAATATCAGAAGTTGCCGAAACTAAAACTCGTTTGTTCAATTTCGTAAGTTTTCCAATAATAAATGACATTTGCTCATGGAAACCCAATTGCAACGATTTATCAAACTCGTCCAAAATTAAAGTCTGAATTTTATCTACACGAAAAGTTCCTCTATCAATATGATCCGCAATTCGTCCCGGAGTTCCTATCAAAACAGCAGGTGGATTACTCAAATTCTTGATTTCAGTATCAATGGAATGTCCACCGTAGCATACATTTACTTTATAATCCGTTCCCATTTTTTTCCAAACTTGCTCAATTTGCAAACCTAATTCACGAGAAGGAACTAAAATTAAACATTGAACCGATAAAATTTCAGGCTGCAACATTTCTAAAATTGGCAACAAAAAAGCGAGTGTTTTACCAGAACCTGTTGGAGAAAGTAATAATACGTTGTTATCATTCAGGATTGTATCTTGCGCTACTTCCTGCATTTCATTCAGGCTTTCGATGCCTAAATTTAATAAAATATTGTTGGAATGGTGTTTCTTATTCATTTTGCAAAGGTAAAATGAATTCCGAGTTATGTAACATGAATATTAAAATAAAAAAGCTCCTATTTCAGGAGCTTTTCTTCTTCAAATAATAATTTTATGTTTTCGTAGGAGTTTTTTAAGGCTTCCTTGATTTGTTCTGGATTAAGCCAAGCTACTTTTTCAATTCCTTCTTCTAATTGACCTTGTGGAGTTCCTTCAAAATCAGATTGCATTTCAAACCAATGGGTGATTTTTAATTTATATTTTCCATTGCGTTTAAAAACATGATAGGTTTTTTGAAGCTTTTTAGTTACTGTTAGTTTATTAACTCCTGTTTCCTCTTCAACTTCACGCATGGCTGTTGCCTCAATTTCTTCCCCTTTTTCGATGCCTCCTTTAGGCAAATCCCACTTTCCATTTCTGAAAATAAATAAAATCTCCCCTTTTTTATTGTAAACAAAACCTCCTCCAGCTTTACAAACAGGTATTTTAGCTTTCAAAGTTTTCATAATTTCTTTCTCATCTGGATGATATAGATAGGCTTTTTGAATTTTATTTTGGAAAATTTTAATTATAAGTTGCTCTATATCAATACTCTCAAGTAGGAATAACTGAAAATTAGTTTCCTTTGAGATTTGATTTGTCAAAAAAAGTGGTTTGTCGTTAACAAAAACTTTATACATTTGTATTATGATTTTTAATAAAGATACAGCCGAAAAAACAGCCGAATTGCTTTTGCAAATAAATGCAATTAAATTGAATCCAGGAAATCCTTTTACATGGGCTTCAGGATGGAAATCGCCAATATACTGCGATAATCGATTAATACTCTCATTTCCAGCCATAAGAAATTATGTTCGAGATGAGTTTGCTAAAAACATTGAAAAACAATTTGGAAAACCTGATGTTATTGCTGGTGTAGCCACTGGAGCAATAGGAATTGGAATGCTTGTAGCGGAAAGTTTAGGCCTTCCATTTGTATACGTGCGCCCAGAACCAAAAAAACACGGAAGACAAAACCAAGTTGAAGGTTTCTTGCAAAAAGGACAAAATGTAGTAGTTGTAGAAGATTTAATCAGTACTGGAAACAGCAGTTTACTAGCTGTTGAAGCCTTACACGAGGCTGGAGCCAACGTTAAAGGAATGGCAGCCATATTTACGTATGGTTTTGGAGTAGCTGAAGAAAACTTTAAAAACGCTCATGTTGACTTATATACGTTAAGTAATTACCAAAATTTATTGAATTTGGCTGTAGCCAAAAAATATATTACAGAAGAAGAAGAGCAAACTTTGAGAGAATGGAGTGTTAGCCCATCTACTTGGGGAGTATAAATTTAGATTTATTTCATCATAAATAACACACACATGAACTTAGAAAGCCCTAAAGTTACTGTCGAAAAATCAGCTCAACAATTATTTGATTTATTGAGTGATGTAAAAAATTTCGAGAAATTAATGCCAGAAAACATAGCTAAATTTGAAGTTATTGGTGACGATGCTTTTATTTTTGGATTGAAAGGTATGCCTGAAATAAAACTAAAAATGAAAGAAAAAGTAGCGCCAAACAAAATAGTTTTGGGAGCTGCTAGCGATAAACTTCCATTTACTTTAGTAGCCAATATTGATGCAGTTACCGAGAACTCAAGCGATGTAAAACTTGATTTTGAAGGAGAGTTCAACCCAATGATGGCTATGATGATTAAAGGCCCTATTAGTAAATTTATAGAAACATTAGCCATAAATATGGCAAAATTATAAAATACAGATTTCCAAAACTAAAATGTTTAAGATTTGAGAGCTTCTCAATCTTAAACATTTTTTTTAATATAACATTTGAATTTCTTTAATATCAAATTCAGCTATACGATCATCTTCAAGAAGTATTCGAAGCTTACCAATAGCAGAAACACCTTGAATAATTCCCATAAAGTTTTGATTATTTTGATCTGAAAAAGCCATCGGAATTCCTTTTTTAAATAATCTATTGGTATAATTATCCCAAAAAACAGCTGCTTTTTTATTCCACTCGCTTAACTTTTTCTCTAGATTTTCTACTATTAAGAACAAAAGTTCTTCTTTGTCAAAAAACCTTTCACAAATAACCGCTAAAGAAGATGCTTTGGGCAAATTATCAAAATTAGTTTGGTTCACATTAAGCCCTAATCCTACAACAGAAAGAATAGTTCCATCACTCTTGATACTATTTTCAATAAGAATGCCACCGATTTTTTTATTGTATGACAGAATGTCGTTTGGCCATTTAATGCTTAAATCTGGAATATTTATGGATTCTAACGTTTCAATAACGGCAAGAGAAACCGCAATATTGAGATTAAAAATTAGATTAATATCAAACAAATAATCCTTTATCAAAATACTCATTATTAGATTTTTACCAACCTCAGAAGACCATTCAGAACCCATTTGCCCTTTTCCTTTTGTCTGATTTTCTGCCGTAACAACTGTAAAGTTTTCTAGATCTTGTTTGTTCGACAACGCTTTAAGGAATTCATTTGTGGAATCTATGGCATCGAGTTTGATTAGCTTCATATATATTTTTTTGTGAAACAGAATTTAATATTATGTTAAGGTTCAAAAATAATCACAAAAAATGGTAACTTTACAAACTTATATATAAAAATAATTCATGGCGAAAAAGACTATAAATAATGATGTTCTATTGGCGAATATCATCAAAGGAATCGAGGAAGTAAAAGGAAATGACATTACTATTCTAGATTTAAGAGAAATAGATACTGCAGTTTGCGACTATTTTATCATCTGCAACGGAAATTCAAATACTCAAGTTAACGCCATTGTAAACTCCATACAAAAAACAGTTTCAAAAGAATTAAAAGACAAGCCTTGGCATGTTGAAGGGACAGATAATGCAGAATGGGTACTTATGGATTACGTAAATATTGTAGTTCATGTATTCCAAAAACATATTCGCGAATACTACAACATCGAAAGTCTTTGGGGTGATGCAAAAATCACTACAATCGAAAACAAATACTAAAGAAACACAATCTAATGGCTAAAGATAATAATCCAAATTCGAATAAATTTAAAGTAAGTCCTTGGTTAATTTACACCGCAATTCTGCTTATTTTCTTATTCATAAGCTTTGCGACTGGAGGATCTAGTTTACAAGAACCAGCTCAATTGACTTCTTCAAAATTCAACAATTATTTAGAAAAAGGTCAAATTGAAAAAGTAATTGTTTACAATAAAACGGAAGCCGAAGTCTATTTGACTGCTACTGCACTAAAAGACAAAGCACACGAAAAAGTATCTAAAGATGTTTTTGATAGACCAAATAAAGGGCCGCATTATACCCTTGAAATTGGTAATGATCAGATATTTCAAAATAAATTAGAGAAAGCAGTAAACGAAGGAAAATTAAAAGATTTTAACTTCCTACAAAAAAACAATTGGAGTGATATTCTAATCAGTTTATTGCCTATCATCATCATAATCGCAGTTTGGATTTTCATCATGAGAAAAATGTCTGGCGGTGGAAGTGGCGGTGGCGGACAGATTTTCAACATTGGAAAATCTAAAGCTAAACTTTTTGATGAAAAAACAGATATCAAAACAACTTTCAAAGATGTAGCTGGTTTAGAAGGAGCTAAAGAAGAAATTCAAGAAATTGTTGAATTTCTTAAAAATCCTGAAAAATATACCAATCTAGGAGGTAAAATCCCAAAAGGAGCGCTGCTTGTAGGTCCTCCGGGAACTGGGAAAACATTATTAGCAAAAGCCGTAGCCGGTGAAGCTCAAGTTCCTTTCTTCTCGTTATCAGGTTCTGATTTCGTAGAAATGTTTGTAGGAGTTGGTGCCTCTCGTGTACGTGATTTGTTTAAACAAGCTAAAGAAAAATCACCGGCTATCATTTTTATCGATGAAATTGATGCTGTGGGTAGAGCTAGAGGTAAAAGTAATATGTCAGGTGGAAATGACGAGCGCGAAAACACCTTGAATCAATTACTAACTGAAATGGATGGTTTTGGTACTAATTCAAACGTAATTGTATTAGCTGCAACAAACAGAGCGGATGTTCTTGATAAAGCCTTAATGCGTGCAGGTCGTTTTGACAGACAAATTTTTGTTGACTTACCAGACATTAGAGAGCGTGCAGAAATTTTTAAAGTTCACCTTGCGCCTTTGAAAAAAATTGAAGGTCTTGACACTGACTTTTTAGCCAAACAAACTCCTGGTTTCTCTGGGGCTGATATTGCAAATGTTTGTAATGAAGCAGCTTTAATTGCAGCAAGAAACAACAAAACTGCAGTTGACAAACAAGATTTCTTGGATGCTGTAGACAGAATTGTTGGTGGACTTGAAAAGAAAAATAAAATTGTAACTCCTGAAGAAAAGAAAGCAATTGCTATTCATGAAGCTGGACACGCAACAGTTAGCTGGATGCTAGAACATGCTGCTCCACTAATAAAAGTAACAATTGTTCCAAGAGGACAAAGTCTTGGTGCTGCTTGGTATTTACCAGAAGAACGTTTAATTGTTCGTCCAGACCAAATGCTAGATGAAATGTGTGCTACTATGGGCGGAAGAGCTGCCGAGAAAGTAACTTTCAACAGGATTTCAACTGGTGCTTTAAGTGATTTAGAAAAAGTTACTAAACAAGCAAGAGCAATGGTTACCGTTTACGGATTGAATGAAAAAATAGGTAATGTAACGTATTATGATTCAACTGGTCAAAGCGAATACAGTTTTTCAAAACCGTATTCTGAAGAAACAGCCAAAGTTATAGACGAAGAAATTTCAACACTTATCGAAAGTCAATACCAAAGAGCTATTCAAATTTTAGAAGAAAACAAAGACAAATTAAACCAACTTGCCGATATATTAATCGAAAAAGAAGTTATTTTTAAAGACGATTTAGAAGCTATTTTTGGCAAGAGAGATTTTGATAAAAATCTTGAAGAAGTTGTCTCTTAGAAACCAAAATATTTAATTATTTATAAAATCTTAATTCAAAAATCACTTTTGAATTAAGATTTTTTTATCTTTGAACGTTTTCCAATAACGTATAAAGTAGTTCGACATAAATTATGAGTCTTTTTAAAAAATTTTTTGGTTCTACCAATCCAACCTCGGAAGAGGAAAAAGAAAAAGAATACAACAAGTCCTTTGCTGATATAAATATGTCAATAGATGAGCAATTCATCTATAACTTCAAAAAA
Above is a window of Flavobacterium sp. 123 DNA encoding:
- a CDS encoding DEAD/DEAH box helicase, with protein sequence MNKKHHSNNILLNLGIESLNEMQEVAQDTILNDNNVLLLSPTGSGKTLAFLLPILEMLQPEILSVQCLILVPSRELGLQIEQVWKKMGTDYKVNVCYGGHSIDTEIKNLSNPPAVLIGTPGRIADHIDRGTFRVDKIQTLILDEFDKSLQLGFHEQMSFIIGKLTKLNKRVLVSATSDIEIPKYTRVVNPTILDFIPENEQESNLSMKLVVSKEKDKIGSLFNLICSLKSQSAIIFCNHRDAAERISDTLNEKGIYSTYYHGGMDQDERERALIQFRNGSVSYLVTTDLAARGLDIPEMNHVIHYHLPSKEDEFTHRNGRTARMLASGTAYIVAHESEKKLDYIDYSMEVFKVENVTTLPKPPEFQTIYISGGKKNKLNKIDIVGFFSQKGKLEKGDLGLIEVKDFISFAAVKYNKVKELLQNVRDEKMKGKKFKIEVARKVIKKEEE
- a CDS encoding NUDIX hydrolase, which gives rise to MYKVFVNDKPLFLTNQISKETNFQLFLLESIDIEQLIIKIFQNKIQKAYLYHPDEKEIMKTLKAKIPVCKAGGGFVYNKKGEILFIFRNGKWDLPKGGIEKGEEIEATAMREVEEETGVNKLTVTKKLQKTYHVFKRNGKYKLKITHWFEMQSDFEGTPQGQLEEGIEKVAWLNPEQIKEALKNSYENIKLLFEEEKLLK
- the pyrE gene encoding orotate phosphoribosyltransferase, encoding MIFNKDTAEKTAELLLQINAIKLNPGNPFTWASGWKSPIYCDNRLILSFPAIRNYVRDEFAKNIEKQFGKPDVIAGVATGAIGIGMLVAESLGLPFVYVRPEPKKHGRQNQVEGFLQKGQNVVVVEDLISTGNSSLLAVEALHEAGANVKGMAAIFTYGFGVAEENFKNAHVDLYTLSNYQNLLNLAVAKKYITEEEEQTLREWSVSPSTWGV
- a CDS encoding SRPBCC family protein; its protein translation is MNLESPKVTVEKSAQQLFDLLSDVKNFEKLMPENIAKFEVIGDDAFIFGLKGMPEIKLKMKEKVAPNKIVLGAASDKLPFTLVANIDAVTENSSDVKLDFEGEFNPMMAMMIKGPISKFIETLAINMAKL
- a CDS encoding biotin--[acetyl-CoA-carboxylase] ligase — encoded protein: MKLIKLDAIDSTNEFLKALSNKQDLENFTVVTAENQTKGKGQMGSEWSSEVGKNLIMSILIKDYLFDINLIFNLNIAVSLAVIETLESINIPDLSIKWPNDILSYNKKIGGILIENSIKSDGTILSVVGLGLNVNQTNFDNLPKASSLAVICERFFDKEELLFLIVENLEKKLSEWNKKAAVFWDNYTNRLFKKGIPMAFSDQNNQNFMGIIQGVSAIGKLRILLEDDRIAEFDIKEIQMLY
- the rsfS gene encoding ribosome silencing factor, whose protein sequence is MAKKTINNDVLLANIIKGIEEVKGNDITILDLREIDTAVCDYFIICNGNSNTQVNAIVNSIQKTVSKELKDKPWHVEGTDNAEWVLMDYVNIVVHVFQKHIREYYNIESLWGDAKITTIENKY
- the ftsH gene encoding ATP-dependent zinc metalloprotease FtsH, with amino-acid sequence MAKDNNPNSNKFKVSPWLIYTAILLIFLFISFATGGSSLQEPAQLTSSKFNNYLEKGQIEKVIVYNKTEAEVYLTATALKDKAHEKVSKDVFDRPNKGPHYTLEIGNDQIFQNKLEKAVNEGKLKDFNFLQKNNWSDILISLLPIIIIIAVWIFIMRKMSGGGSGGGGQIFNIGKSKAKLFDEKTDIKTTFKDVAGLEGAKEEIQEIVEFLKNPEKYTNLGGKIPKGALLVGPPGTGKTLLAKAVAGEAQVPFFSLSGSDFVEMFVGVGASRVRDLFKQAKEKSPAIIFIDEIDAVGRARGKSNMSGGNDERENTLNQLLTEMDGFGTNSNVIVLAATNRADVLDKALMRAGRFDRQIFVDLPDIRERAEIFKVHLAPLKKIEGLDTDFLAKQTPGFSGADIANVCNEAALIAARNNKTAVDKQDFLDAVDRIVGGLEKKNKIVTPEEKKAIAIHEAGHATVSWMLEHAAPLIKVTIVPRGQSLGAAWYLPEERLIVRPDQMLDEMCATMGGRAAEKVTFNRISTGALSDLEKVTKQARAMVTVYGLNEKIGNVTYYDSTGQSEYSFSKPYSEETAKVIDEEISTLIESQYQRAIQILEENKDKLNQLADILIEKEVIFKDDLEAIFGKRDFDKNLEEVVS